A region from the Triplophysa rosa linkage group LG4, Trosa_1v2, whole genome shotgun sequence genome encodes:
- the LOC130552904 gene encoding zinc finger protein OZF-like isoform X3, whose product MCSVTLMDCRKLMEMKTQTPEEEEEQSDDDENHDDDDDDDDFIPSVSDESGDSCCDGETASTSKQRLTAQTLSCITCGKTFSSQRRLETHERKHTEQKLFTCTRCDISFPTLQEKKLHSQEHRHQKHFHCQQCGKNFICSSHLKIHMRTHTGEKPFHCSQCGKYFSTKGNLVTHQRIHTGEKPYACPHCDKRFNHKPHLKKHMRSHTSERPYECSECGKTFRDSGYLKSHQRTHSEEKHYQCSHCDKCFLHKFSLTCHERVYTGEKPYHCSVCWKSFTVLGTLQNHQKSHTGEKPYKCSQCDKTFARSYVLRTHERVHTGEKPYVCSDCGKSFTQLSILRDHQRVHTGEKPYQCSVCGKRFTAHGTLQNHQKTHTGERPYKCSQCDKTFARSDVLRIHERVHTGEKPYHCSVCGKSFTQHNNLLKHQRTHTGERLYKCSQCDKTFARPDVLKTHERVHTGEKPYHCSICGERFTQLGSLQTHQKKHAEEQTAVKSS is encoded by the exons atgtgttctgtcacacTGATGGACTGCAGGAAACTGATGGagatgaaaacacaaacaccagaagaagaagaagaacagtCTGATGACGATGAGaatcatgatgatgatgatgatgatgatgattttatTCCTTCAG TTTCAGATGAGAGCGgtgattcatgttgtgatggagaaacggcctctacatcaaaacagcgactgacagcacaaactctttcctgcatcacctgtggaaagacattcagttcacagagacgtttagagacacatgagagaaaacacacagaacagaaactcttcacctgcaccagatgtgacatcagctttcctaccttacaagagaagaaacttcattcacaagagcacagacaccagaaacactttcactgtcAGCAGTGTGGGAAGAACTTTATCTGCTCTTCTCATCTGAAGATTCACATGAGgacacacactggagaaaaacctttccaCTGCAGTCAATGTGGCAAATATTTCAGCACCAAAGGAAATCTTGTTActcatcagagaattcacacgGGAGAAAAACCGTACGCGTGTCCTCACTGTGACAAGAGATTCAACCACAAACCTCATCTGAAGAAACACATGCGTTCACACACCAGTGAGAGACCGTATGagtgcagtgaatgtggaaaaacCTTTAGGGATTCAGgttatttaaaatcacatcaaaGAACTCACTCTGAGGAGAAACActatcagtgttcacactgtgataaaTGTTTTCTTCATAAATTTTCTCTAACATGTCATGAGAGAGTttacactggagagaaaccttatcactgcagtgtttgttggaAAAGTTTCACTGTGCTTGGTACCCTACAAAACCATCAAAAAAGTCATACGGGTGAAAAACCTTAtaaatgttctcagtgtgacaagacgTTTGCTCGATCATATGTCCTGAGAACCcatgagagagttcacactggagagaaaccttacgtCTGCTCTGACTGTGGTAAGAGCTTTACTCAATTAAGTATTTTAAGAGATCAtcagagagttcacactggagaaaaaccttatcagtgcagtgtttgtgggaagagATTCACTGCGCACGGTACTCTACAAAACCATCAAAAAACTCATACGGGTGAAAGACCTTAtaaatgttctcagtgtgacaagacgTTTGCTCGATCAGATGTCCTGAGAATCcatgagagagttcacactggagagaaaccttatcactgcagtgtttgtgggaagagtttcaCTCAACATAATAACTTACTAAAACACCAGAGAACTCACACAGGTGAAAGACTTTAtaaatgttctcagtgtgacaagacgTTTGCTCGACCAGATGTCCTAAAAACCcatgagagagttcacactggagagaaaccttatcacTGCTCCATCTGTGGAGAGAGATTCACTCAGTTAGGAAGTTTACAGACTCATCAGAAGAAACATGCTGAAGAacaaactgcagtaaaatcATCATAG
- the LOC130552904 gene encoding zinc finger protein OZF-like isoform X4 produces the protein MCSVTLMDCRKLMEMETQTTVKEEQTDEDENHDDFVPSVSDESGDSCCDGETASTSKQRLTAQTLSCITCGKTFSSQRRLETHERKHTEQKLFTCTRCDISFPTLQEKKLHSQEHRHQKHFHCQQCGKNFICSSHLKIHMRTHTGEKPFHCSQCGKYFSTKGNLVTHQRIHTGEKPYACPHCDKRFNHKPHLKKHMRSHTSERPYECSECGKTFRDSGYLKSHQRTHSEEKHYQCSHCDKCFLHKFSLTCHERVYTGEKPYHCSVCWKSFTVLGTLQNHQKSHTGEKPYKCSQCDKTFARSYVLRTHERVHTGEKPYVCSDCGKSFTQLSILRDHQRVHTGEKPYQCSVCGKRFTAHGTLQNHQKTHTGERPYKCSQCDKTFARSDVLRIHERVHTGEKPYHCSVCGKSFTQHNNLLKHQRTHTGERLYKCSQCDKTFARPDVLKTHERVHTGEKPYHCSICGERFTQLGSLQTHQKKHAEEQTAVKSS, from the coding sequence TTTCAGATGAGAGCGgtgattcatgttgtgatggagaaacggcctctacatcaaaacagcgactgacagcacaaactctttcctgcatcacctgtggaaagacattcagttcacagagacgtttagagacacatgagagaaaacacacagaacagaaactcttcacctgcaccagatgtgacatcagctttcctaccttacaagagaagaaacttcattcacaagagcacagacaccagaaacactttcactgtcAGCAGTGTGGGAAGAACTTTATCTGCTCTTCTCATCTGAAGATTCACATGAGgacacacactggagaaaaacctttccaCTGCAGTCAATGTGGCAAATATTTCAGCACCAAAGGAAATCTTGTTActcatcagagaattcacacgGGAGAAAAACCGTACGCGTGTCCTCACTGTGACAAGAGATTCAACCACAAACCTCATCTGAAGAAACACATGCGTTCACACACCAGTGAGAGACCGTATGagtgcagtgaatgtggaaaaacCTTTAGGGATTCAGgttatttaaaatcacatcaaaGAACTCACTCTGAGGAGAAACActatcagtgttcacactgtgataaaTGTTTTCTTCATAAATTTTCTCTAACATGTCATGAGAGAGTttacactggagagaaaccttatcactgcagtgtttgttggaAAAGTTTCACTGTGCTTGGTACCCTACAAAACCATCAAAAAAGTCATACGGGTGAAAAACCTTAtaaatgttctcagtgtgacaagacgTTTGCTCGATCATATGTCCTGAGAACCcatgagagagttcacactggagagaaaccttacgtCTGCTCTGACTGTGGTAAGAGCTTTACTCAATTAAGTATTTTAAGAGATCAtcagagagttcacactggagaaaaaccttatcagtgcagtgtttgtgggaagagATTCACTGCGCACGGTACTCTACAAAACCATCAAAAAACTCATACGGGTGAAAGACCTTAtaaatgttctcagtgtgacaagacgTTTGCTCGATCAGATGTCCTGAGAATCcatgagagagttcacactggagagaaaccttatcactgcagtgtttgtgggaagagtttcaCTCAACATAATAACTTACTAAAACACCAGAGAACTCACACAGGTGAAAGACTTTAtaaatgttctcagtgtgacaagacgTTTGCTCGACCAGATGTCCTAAAAACCcatgagagagttcacactggagagaaaccttatcacTGCTCCATCTGTGGAGAGAGATTCACTCAGTTAGGAAGTTTACAGACTCATCAGAAGAAACATGCTGAAGAacaaactgcagtaaaatcATCATAG